The following are encoded in a window of Zetaproteobacteria bacterium genomic DNA:
- a CDS encoding 8-amino-7-oxononanoate synthase, whose protein sequence is MDGLVAFDPAITLQDRWFAPPPADARRSLEPHRGRQGLVCFCSNDYLGLRDHPQVVEAAARLLHARGVGSGGSRLISGDHPLWHRLADELACWLGFEAGLTVGSGMLLNIGLIQALADRHTALFCDRLNHASLIDGARLSGARHHRFPHRDYDALEARLARCRQPRRLIVSDGLFSMDGDCADIRRLIELAERHDALLLIDDAHGIGTMGGDGRGVTTGAGGHPRLVLVGTLGKAFGGYGAFVLARRALIDGLIQRMRTLIYSTGAPPLLAAAGLAALARIREGHERARLAANMELFARLRGVAVESPIIPWSIGSDRAALEAADILRRHGMEVVAIRPPTVPRGTARLRITRTARHTPEQIAALSRALDALRPAAG, encoded by the coding sequence ATGGACGGGCTTGTTGCGTTCGACCCGGCCATAACCCTCCAGGACCGATGGTTCGCCCCGCCGCCGGCCGATGCCCGCCGCAGCCTGGAACCGCACCGGGGGCGGCAGGGGCTGGTCTGCTTCTGCAGCAACGACTACCTCGGCCTGCGCGACCATCCGCAGGTGGTCGAAGCGGCCGCAAGGCTGCTCCACGCCAGAGGGGTGGGCAGCGGCGGATCGCGGCTGATCAGCGGCGACCATCCGCTGTGGCACCGGTTGGCCGATGAGCTGGCCTGCTGGCTCGGGTTCGAGGCCGGGCTCACCGTCGGCAGCGGCATGCTGCTCAACATCGGCCTGATCCAGGCGCTGGCCGACCGCCACACCGCCCTCTTCTGCGACCGGCTCAACCACGCCTCGCTGATCGACGGCGCCCGCCTCTCCGGCGCCCGCCACCACCGCTTTCCCCACCGCGACTACGACGCGCTGGAGGCGAGGCTGGCCCGCTGCCGGCAGCCACGGCGGCTGATCGTCAGCGACGGGCTGTTCAGCATGGATGGCGACTGCGCCGACATCCGGCGGCTGATCGAGCTGGCCGAACGCCACGACGCGCTGCTGCTGATCGACGACGCCCACGGCATCGGCACCATGGGCGGTGACGGTCGCGGCGTCACCACCGGCGCCGGCGGCCATCCCCGGCTGGTGCTGGTCGGCACGCTGGGCAAGGCCTTCGGCGGCTACGGCGCCTTCGTGCTGGCCCGAAGGGCGCTGATCGACGGATTGATCCAGCGCATGCGCACCCTGATCTACTCGACGGGGGCACCGCCGCTGCTCGCCGCGGCAGGGCTGGCCGCGCTGGCCCGAATCCGCGAGGGCCACGAGCGCGCCCGGCTTGCCGCCAACATGGAGCTCTTCGCCCGGCTGCGCGGCGTTGCGGTGGAATCTCCGATCATCCCATGGTCGATCGGCTCGGATCGGGCGGCGCTGGAGGCGGCCGACATCTTGCGGCGGCACGGCATGGAGGTGGTGGCCATCCGCCCGCCCACCGTGCCGCGCGGCACCGCCCGGCTGCGCATCACCCGCACCGCCCGCCACACGCCGGAGCAGATCGCCGCGCTCTCTCGCGCGCTCGACGCGCTCAGGCCCGCGGCAGGGTGA